The following proteins are co-located in the Pseudomonas cavernae genome:
- a CDS encoding GntR family transcriptional regulator — translation MLDATEELLVAQDESETLAEHVFRRIQAAIVKGEIAPGSKISEPELARTYGISRGPLREAIHRLEGQRLLVRVPHVGARVVSLSQAELIELYEIRESLEGMACRLAAERMSQDEIDELRRLLDLHEQDEAFKAGVGYYQQEGDFDFHYRIIQGSGNRTLTQMLCGELYQLVRMYRLQFSATPNRPRQAFAEHHRILDAIADRDGELAELLMRRHIGASKRNVERHYLGASTPTTTPRGES, via the coding sequence ATGCTGGATGCCACTGAAGAGCTGCTGGTCGCTCAAGACGAAAGCGAAACGCTAGCGGAGCATGTCTTTCGGCGTATTCAGGCAGCCATCGTCAAGGGCGAAATCGCCCCCGGCAGCAAGATCTCCGAGCCGGAGTTGGCGCGTACTTACGGTATCAGTCGCGGCCCGCTGCGCGAGGCCATCCATCGCCTGGAAGGGCAGCGGCTGCTGGTGCGAGTGCCCCACGTCGGCGCCCGGGTGGTGTCGCTGAGTCAGGCCGAGCTGATCGAGCTGTACGAAATCCGCGAGTCGCTCGAAGGCATGGCCTGCCGCCTGGCCGCCGAACGCATGAGCCAGGACGAGATCGACGAACTGCGCCGCCTGCTTGACCTGCACGAGCAGGACGAGGCGTTCAAGGCGGGCGTCGGCTACTACCAGCAGGAAGGCGACTTCGACTTCCACTATCGAATCATCCAGGGCAGCGGCAACCGCACCCTGACCCAGATGCTCTGCGGCGAGCTGTACCAGTTGGTGCGCATGTACCGCCTGCAGTTCTCTGCCACGCCGAACCGGCCGCGCCAGGCCTTCGCCGAGCACCACCGAATTCTCGATGCCATCGCCGACCGTGACGGCGAACTGGCCGAGTTGTTGATGCGCCGCCACATCGGCGCCTCCAAGCGTAACGTCGAGCGCCATTACCTCGGCGCTTCCACCCCGACAACCACTCCACGAGGTGAGTCATGA
- a CDS encoding ATP-dependent zinc protease yields MRSKPFALLFCLFLLPGLSLAADKTVYGLNEYAQLADFDQQVAAKLDTGAKTASLSARDIKRFKRDGETWVRFYLAIDDAQSHPFERPLARISKIKRRAGDYNAEEEKTYTARPVIELAVCMGSTLRTIEVNLTDRSAFQYPLLIGSEALKRFNALVDPSLKYAAGKPGCATDANSAE; encoded by the coding sequence ATGAGATCCAAGCCCTTCGCCCTGTTGTTTTGTCTGTTTCTTTTGCCCGGCCTCAGTCTCGCTGCCGACAAAACCGTCTATGGCTTGAACGAATACGCCCAACTCGCCGATTTTGATCAGCAGGTTGCCGCCAAGCTGGATACCGGAGCCAAGACCGCCTCCCTGAGCGCGCGCGACATCAAGCGCTTCAAGCGTGACGGGGAAACCTGGGTGCGCTTCTACCTGGCCATCGATGATGCCCAGAGTCACCCGTTCGAGCGCCCACTGGCACGGATCAGTAAGATCAAACGCCGCGCGGGCGACTACAACGCCGAGGAAGAAAAAACCTACACCGCCCGCCCGGTCATCGAGCTGGCTGTGTGCATGGGCTCGACCTTGCGCACCATCGAAGTGAACTTGACCGACCGTAGCGCCTTCCAATACCCGCTGTTGATCGGCTCCGAGGCGCTCAAACGCTTCAATGCCCTGGTCGACCCAAGCCTTAAATACGCAGCCGGAAAACCGGGCTGTGCCACCGACGCAAACTCTGCAGAGTAA